One Xiphophorus maculatus strain JP 163 A chromosome 15, X_maculatus-5.0-male, whole genome shotgun sequence genomic window, ATCAGGTAGACATAGTGGTGGGAACACCTGGAAGACTGGATGATCTTGTTTCCACTGGAAAACTCAATCTGTCCCAAGTCCGTTTCCTGGTTCTGGATGAGTGTGTATGTGCAACACATCTGCAAAATTTCAAtccactttaaaaacataaagttctCACTTCTTATGAAAggcattttcaatttattttgtttttttctctttttttattataatgacatagctcattaaattttaacatgTATCGGGGTTCACTTTGTCTTCAGGATGGTCTCCTAACAGCCGGATATACAGACTTCATCAATAGGATCCATAAACAAATCCCTCAGGTGACCTCTGATGGCAAGAGACTGCAGGTATCATTAATGATGATGTTAAGGATTGTAATCATAATGCAAACCACTAATCTAAGTAGAGATGCATGATGTTAGGAAATTATGCGGTTTGTGATGTGATTGTTGAATATTTCCATGATGATATTAGTTTCAATAAACCCACATTTTTCTCACTTATCTTTAGCTCTAAGAGTCAGTgaagaaaatgctgaaattaCAATTCTTGCAGGGTGCTTAGAGATTGACTGCCCTTCTCCAatgctttaatattttcagtttagGTGTTTTCCATCAGATTTAAAGCAAGTTTGAactcttctgaaaaaaaaaaaagtctctacTGAATCTTAAAAATCAATGCCACTTACTCTTCCCAGGTCATTGTGTGCTCCGCCACACTGCATTCCTTCGACGTGAAGAAGCTCTCTGAACGCATCATGCATTTTCCCACTTGGGTGGACCTTAAAGGTGAGGACTCTGTCCCGGAATCCGTCCACCATGTGGTGGTGCCGGTCAACCCAAAGGCTGACCGACAGTGGGAGCGCCTTGGCAAGAACCACATCCAGGTGAGATACAAAAGAGATCACATATTATAGTGTTAAAGGTTGGTGAggaaagcttttgtttttattccaatCTGCTTTCCTTTGGTTAGACTGATGAAGTTCATGCCAAAGATAACACCCGACCAGGAGCCAATACACCAGGTAAAGTCTATGTCATGTTTTACCATATTCTTAATTAGAaaggatgcatttttttttcttccagtgaacattacaaatatttctgtttaccTTCTTGGTTAGAAATGTGGTCAGAAGCTATCAAGATGCTGAAGGGCGAGTACACGGTCAGGGCCATCAAAGAGCACAAAATGGACCAGGCCATAATCTTCTGTCGCACCAAGATCGACTGCGACAACATGGAGCAATACTTCATTCAGCAAGGAGGAGgtggacagacattttaaaattcagcaCTGATTTGcaaatattgttattgaatCATACATTTGGAATGCGCTTTCTTCAGGTCCAGACAGCAAAGGTCATCAGTTCTCCTGCGTTTGCCTTCATGGTGATCGAAAGCCGAATGAGAGGAAAAATAACTTGGATCGCTTCAAGGTGAGAACCAAAGACGAACACGACTTTCTGATGCGGTTTAGCCAGTTGGTAGACATTTTAAGGCCCTCTTGTGTTCATAGAGaaaagatgtgaagctgctgaTCTGCACAGATGTGGCCGCCAGAGGAATCGACATCAGCGGCGTTCCTTACGGTACCGATTTTGTCGTTGCATCTGCTTTATTCATATCGGTGCTTCTGCCACCTGTTCTCACAACGTCCTGTTTCTCCCTTCACAAATTCAACAACAGTGATTAATGTCACCCTGCCTGATGAGAAGCAGAACTATGTCCATCGTATCGGCAGAGTTGGTAGAGCAGAGAGGTAAGCTCTTTGGAGTCTTGCATCAGGACAGAGCAGACTTCTGAAGACAATTGATTGCACTGAACTTTATTACAGTTGTCAGGGTAAAGGAGGCTGAATATATATGGACATCCCATTGGTTCACGTGTTAAAATGATTCTACTTTATTTTGTACtctactttttgttggtttgatgCACACTAttccagtaaaatacatatttggTTGAGAGGatatataatattttctttaactttcagGATGGGACTTGCCATCTCCCTAGTTGctatggaaaaagaaaaggtaatCTAGGCGACATTAATCCCAATATTCAGTTTGAGCTCCTCTGTTTTAATGCATGTAGGTGCATCTTTCATCCCTGTAGGTGTGGTACCATGTTTGTCAGAACCGAGGGAGAGGCTGCTACAACACCCGACTGAAGGATGAAGGAGGGTGCACCATATGGTACAACGAGAAAGAGGTGAGCAAAATGAATCAGTCCGACGCAACAAAGTAAAAGTGGTGTATGAAAAGGTTCGCCTTGCTCGATTAAGGAGTTTTTAAGGTGATGTTTAGAAGCAcatgtgtttgtctttctggCAGATGCTTCTAGCACAGGTCTCATTTGCCCTCATTTGTCTCTCCCCTCTTTCCTGTTATCCCAGCTTCTGTCTGAAATCGAGGAGCATCTGAAATGCACCATCACTCAGTGTGACACAGATATTAAAGTACCTGTAGATGAGTTTGATGGAAAAGTGACTTATGGACAGCGCAGAGCTCTGGGAGGTATCTGTCACCATTTGCGTCTTTATAGAAGTGATAAATATTTACCAACTGCAGTTTCTTACCAACAAGCCTGTTATCCTTCCGCAGGCGGAAACTATAAGGGTCATGTGGATGTTCTGGCCCCGACAGTCCAGGAGTTGGCCGTCCTTGAGAGAGAAGCTCAAACATCCTTTCTTCATTTAGGATACATGCCAAACCAGCTGTTCAGGGCcttttaaacaaataacatgATGGCGCTTCAGGCTTCTACCATTAATTGAAACACTCACTTTCTGAAATGGCGGAGTATGAAGATTTGTGCTGCTTAATGGGCTACAGTTATAAAAAAGGGGtcgaatttttattttattttccaattcaAAAGTTTGAAGTTTGGTTTTTGAGTCTAGTttgaagtattttgttttaaaatatgctaaAGTTTGCAGTTCAAGTGAAAGAATGACTGAAAGAGATTGCTGTCTTTGGTTCTCACCTTGAAGCTGTTGCTCAGGGATACGAAAATTAATCCTgatcactgattttttttctttttttttctgaaataaattgttGTAGGCTGTTGAGTTTGGTTTCTCTGTCCAGTTATGGTAAATGAAACTGTTTAAATATAGCTGAATGGATCTATTTACGTTTATTATTGAATCACAAATAAACTTTGATTAACCAcactatttattaaattaatattgggtttttttggggggcgggGGTTAAACCCCACAAATAtactaatttcattttttttgcaagttttaGCACCTCTCCACACGATCTAGTACCAGTGAATATGGTAATATTCTaacttttttatgtattaaaaatgatgGTTCATTGGTTTTATGTATTATTCCAGTTTTCTAAGAACCTGAATTTTATGttcaaaattcaaagaaaaatcaTGCTGCATCCCCTTGTGTAATGTCAGTGATGATCgttgtttgggggttttttgtagATGCACCCATATACAGTCAAGTCTTTTTATAATAGTAGTCAGGATATGCTCCATGCTTGGGTAAAGCTTCCCATGTCAGTGTTGAAGGTTTGTGTGTTATTCCAGAGAATAGTATTTAGAACAGTTAAAAATTAACTGTCAATATTGTGTGAGAATCtaattacagattaaaaatcaCATGATCTGTAATCgcataatttttaaaacttagcTGAAGCAATTTCAAAACATATATTCATTTTTAGGCCTGAAAACAAATTATGTATTGAAAAATGAGGTTCTCGTTTTGTAAAATGcattaacagtattttttttatttgtttatttattcatttattcttttAGGTTATTTTTCACAGATATCAGTCTGCCAGTTCAGAAAGGTTAAAAAGCAAATAAGCTACAATACCAAGCTTGGGCTGTAAGTGGCGCTCTTTGCCGACAGAAATTTTGATTCCTTCTTTCATGAGGGCTCACAGTTAACCTCATAATTGCATTTAAATACATGTTTCTGTTCATGTAAGAGGAATTTAAGCATTTAATGAGCTTTCAAAAAAATAGGATAAGTCCGGTTTGTCTgcaattacacattttaaaatgacagacgATACCAAAATGTTGCACTTGACGTAAAACTATTTATTGATCGCACATGTTCTGAGTTAAACGTCATGAATGTTTTCATTGTAATCTAATTTTTGCACGTTGaaaattgtcacatttttatgtgcCTTAAAACGTCAATCACGTTTTAATGCAAACATACTTAACAATTTATGGGAAGAGTATGAATATTGCAGACGGAGAAGGGAGAATTTGATAAAAGTGAGCCTCTCCACTCCAAAGATATTAacataagttttctttttctaaggTTTTTCCCTTCTTTCCATCCTTCCTACATCAAGGAGCTGTTTTTCCAAGACTGTGAAGGTTAACTAGATAACTGTAAACCATAATGTGTGTCATAAAAGACTGACAAACCCTGTTTCAGGAAAGATAGTAGTAAAATGCAAGTATGTTGCCTAAAACGAGGATGTGTGAAGTCAATAGTGTACAGTGAGATAGTACATTgctatttaaagtttaatggtAGCACACTTTGACATTACAAATgaatagcatttttttaaatagtcatAATATATTAAACAAGAAGttaacatttattaacattaactatgttaataaataacattaataatgttaatacacataattataaaatattaatttaattttcaaaagtgTGTTAGAGtagtttttctgatttgttcttttttgtagatttttgtttataattatttttagttgattCTTTGAATGTTTTGATAATTACTCCCTCTGGTTTGGGaagctgtgcagctggaagggtTTTTGCTCTCACTTTTTGAGTTTTGGACAACGGATGTGTGGCAACAGTGTACTGTATTCTGGGAACacctgattagcatctcaaaagttCAAAACCACTTGAACTGTGACCCCAAATCCTAGTGGAGTTGAAAAGGAAGCTACATGGATGCAGTGCACAACCAACAAGCGGCGAGGAGAAAATTCAAACCATCTCAAAAGCACATGTGATGAATCATTGCATgtgaacaacaacaaccaatagtgtcatccaggacatgttgcTGTGGAACATCATGTCTGCTGCAGGTATTGAGCAGTTAGCATGATAGCCGACTGTCATTCAAAACAATCCTCAGTCAGAGGCGATTTCAGATTGCTTGCGAGACTGGCTGCTACCTGCACATAGCATCATCATTCACAGCGACTCATTTAAGATACTTGGATTACACGAGTTTGGAAAACAGTCAATATACCCTTTGAAGtaaatacagtatttttttaagtgaattgaactgaatttacTTTTCTGGTGTTTATCAA contains:
- the ddx1 gene encoding ATP-dependent RNA helicase DDX1, with translation MAAFSEMGVMPEIAQAVEEMDWLLPTDIQAESIPLILGGGDVLMAAETGSGKTGAFSIPVIQIVYETLKDQQEGKKGRAAVKTGGAIFNTWQMNPYDRSPAFAIGPDGLCCQSREFKEWHGCRSTKGVTKGKYCYEVTCHDQGLCRVGWSTSQAALDLGTDKYGFGFGGTGKKSNNKQFDSYGEEFTMHDTIGCYLDLDKGQISFSKNGNDLGSAFDIPQNLSSQGFFASCVLKNAELKFNFGGEDFKHPPKSGFVALDQASESHTIKSSQMGSAKVAQVKASSNMPKALIIEPSKELAEQTFNNVKQFKKYVENPKLRELLVIGGVAAKEQLAVLEQGVDIVVGTPGRLDDLVSTGKLNLSQVRFLVLDECDGLLTAGYTDFINRIHKQIPQVTSDGKRLQVIVCSATLHSFDVKKLSERIMHFPTWVDLKGEDSVPESVHHVVVPVNPKADRQWERLGKNHIQTDEVHAKDNTRPGANTPEMWSEAIKMLKGEYTVRAIKEHKMDQAIIFCRTKIDCDNMEQYFIQQGGGPDSKGHQFSCVCLHGDRKPNERKNNLDRFKRKDVKLLICTDVAARGIDISGVPYVINVTLPDEKQNYVHRIGRVGRAERMGLAISLVAMEKEKVWYHVCQNRGRGCYNTRLKDEGGCTIWYNEKELLSEIEEHLKCTITQCDTDIKVPVDEFDGKVTYGQRRALGGGNYKGHVDVLAPTVQELAVLEREAQTSFLHLGYMPNQLFRAF